Proteins found in one Mycoplasmopsis bovigenitalium genomic segment:
- a CDS encoding glycine--tRNA ligase, with protein sequence MLNKDKNISLLINHLKTFGFVFQGSEIYGGLANTWDYGPLGSLLKDNIENYWKYFFIKKEKNNHLIDSKILMNPQVWVTSGHVVNFNDPLIENKVNGKRYRADKLIEQLNPNINAETLSFDEMKEFLVENLKEYEGSKTNWSDVRKFNLMFETKQGVTEESKSKVYLRPETTQGIMVNFKNVQRATRSKLPMGIGQVGKSFRNEVTPGNFIFRTREFEQMELEVFTHPNEAESIFNYYIQKSLEFVKNLGLSEQNTRLRAHEKEELAHYSSATSDIEYNFPFGWGELLGIANRTNFDLAAHQNATGETLEYLDPNTNEKFIPYVIEPSMGLDRLMFAILIESYDEEELENEKRIILRLNKNIAPYKFAILPLVKKLSPKADEIFSLLQSHGISVTYDEAGSIGKRYRRQDAIGTPTCITIDFDTLEDNSVTLRDRDSMQQVRVKISDLHKYF encoded by the coding sequence ATGTTAAACAAAGATAAAAATATCTCTTTATTGATAAACCATCTAAAAACTTTTGGTTTTGTTTTTCAAGGTAGTGAAATTTACGGCGGTTTAGCAAATACGTGAGATTATGGACCACTAGGTTCACTACTTAAAGACAATATAGAAAATTATTGAAAATATTTTTTCATTAAAAAAGAAAAAAACAACCATTTAATTGATTCAAAAATTTTAATGAACCCGCAAGTGTGGGTTACATCAGGACACGTTGTTAACTTTAATGATCCATTAATTGAAAACAAAGTTAATGGCAAACGCTACCGTGCTGACAAATTAATTGAACAATTAAACCCTAATATCAATGCCGAAACACTAAGTTTTGATGAAATGAAAGAATTTTTAGTTGAAAACTTAAAGGAATATGAAGGCTCTAAAACTAATTGGAGTGATGTTAGAAAATTCAATTTAATGTTTGAAACTAAACAAGGTGTTACTGAAGAATCGAAAAGTAAAGTTTACTTGCGGCCAGAAACAACGCAAGGTATCATGGTTAACTTTAAAAACGTACAAAGAGCAACGAGATCGAAATTGCCAATGGGTATAGGTCAAGTTGGTAAAAGTTTTAGAAATGAAGTAACTCCAGGAAACTTTATTTTCAGAACAAGAGAATTTGAACAAATGGAGCTTGAGGTATTCACTCATCCCAATGAAGCTGAATCAATTTTTAACTATTACATTCAAAAATCATTGGAATTCGTTAAAAATCTAGGATTGAGTGAACAAAATACTCGCCTAAGAGCTCATGAAAAAGAAGAGTTAGCTCACTATTCTTCTGCAACTAGCGATATTGAATATAATTTCCCATTTGGTTGAGGTGAATTATTGGGGATTGCCAACAGAACTAATTTTGACCTTGCAGCACACCAAAATGCAACTGGCGAAACTTTAGAATACCTAGACCCTAATACCAATGAAAAATTCATTCCTTATGTAATAGAACCTTCAATGGGTCTTGATAGATTGATGTTTGCGATTTTGATTGAATCATATGATGAAGAAGAATTGGAAAACGAAAAAAGAATCATTCTTCGTTTAAACAAAAACATAGCCCCTTACAAATTTGCAATCTTACCTCTTGTTAAGAAGTTGAGTCCAAAAGCAGATGAAATTTTTTCATTATTACAAAGTCATGGAATCAGTGTAACCTATGACGAAGCAGGTTCGATTGGTAAACGTTATCGTAGACAAGATGCAATTGGCACACCTACTTGCATAACCATTGATTTTGACACACTAGAAGATAATTCAGTTACTTTAAGAGACCGAGACTCTATGCAACAAGTCAGAGTAAAAATATCTGATTTACACAAGTATTTTTAA